The Rhizoctonia solani chromosome 4, complete sequence genome contains a region encoding:
- a CDS encoding endoribonuclease Dicer — MLGYSAVPRTMSHLNRAAPGSGGLPPTSGSSLSPGGLGGLAPGVSTAILSSNTILSNLAKATHYSVSAKIYERWARRFVMLYLTSEIEDARRVYDGLDSDAKPKASLYTPSTSVRTPSAGCGLIKLSRLSHLIVDDAHLVALEDLSSPLSTILLDHYGKLPTAGRPRVLGLTHYPLELEANFGYSALRMEQLLDARILGNLDAKRLEVAHNANRLEVSVLEYESVKEHCPYSLQVSIRLLKQRGWCVPLFSLFNPDSDSEGLIMDKRTVTIPLLEGISLDQTSKLNEILKYLNAASMSSHFRCIIIVRNPFTALALEWHLSIYQQPKVRSALYLDHLKIDHESGTREALEEDFKNGQCAPLSLITEQVELAFRYTLNLWRILGNKQYDSPSGELAYFVLPVKFGPNFEPTRIARTTSIEPCISWQEVNDLVSFRVRPLKCNNVDEMWLDLMNGVIQDRSNEFTRRFENAKLRKDLNPLSLIMQDKPGEPQISLLDYYRTHRHEFEGIKTYSSLLLKRLCYRPCKPAQPPGAHVQRTTNYLVPEICYVSSIPAPTFRTASLLPSVIWHIENVLIAKEVNLTFFQGQIQDELVAHALCSRMAHRTFSYERLEFLGDTFIKYAASAYLYGVEPTAPSGVLHSKRQKMVNNRSLWLGAQALGLPPCIQSDVFRPKQWVIPNVLISKKSPIHGENPGFTGQAQLLNSRHIHTIADVVEAMIGAALLSEGEELAFSVAKTLGFDTLKTCDWLDVISYAPNKSMTMKESDHKGETLDGLIKIIGVSLDNPELLLQAMNCAATRINGEIFRIIRTPRVLGGRRSRYAGCAIVLLDEEEWSPHSMTLIKSSMVSNRALAIICIESGLHQYLMHDTNSLAQSIVTFIDEVQKCKQIARTDAQRLKYWSKLVAPKALGDVVESLLGAIYISSGFSITRVKTVYDRVLKPFYDRYIDKKAMLTHPMSRLMKRLESIGCRSFGVAKAETQLPNGGTGFKCEVKIHGQIIVQASSEKAQQAIKDATERALNLLDAQPDRVLANSQKSVNGGCGEGEIVEALPGDDADHPIDVDMFDF; from the exons ATGTTAGGCTACAGTGCAGTCCCGCGAACCATGAGCCACCTAAATAGAGCTGCTCCCGGAAGTGGTGGCCTTCCACCcacttctggttcttctcTTTCACCTGGTGGGCTTGGTGGTCTCGCTCCTGGAGTCAGCACCGCAATTCTGAGCAGTAATA CTATACTTTCGAACCTAGC AAAAGCTACGCACTATTCAGTCTCTGCTAAAATATACGAACGTTGGGCCAGGCGCTTTGTGATGTTATACTTAACTAG TGAAATAGAGGACGCCCGGCGAGTATATGATGGTCTGGACTCCGATGCTAAACCCAAGGCTTCCCTTTATACACCGTCTACATCCG TACGCACTCCTAGCGCTGGATGTGGTCTAATAAAGCTATCTCGGCTGTCGCATCTCATAGTGGACGATGCTCACCTGGTTGCCCTGGAAGATCTTTCATCCCCTCTTTCTACAATACTTTTGGATCATTATGGAAAACTACCTACTGCCGGACGGCCGCGCGTTCTAGGTCTAACTCACTACCCTTTGGAACTAGAAGCCAATTTTGGATACTCTGCTCTGCGTATGGAACAATTATTGGATGCTCGGATCTTGGGTAATCTTGATGCGAAAAGATTAGAAGTAGCTCACAATGCCAATAGACTGGAAGTTTCAGTGCTTGAGTATGAATCCGTAAAGGAGCATTGCCCGTACTCCCTCCAGGTTTCCATCCGGCTTTTGAAGCAGC GGGGCTGGTGTGTTCCTCTGTTCTCGTTATTTAATCCTGATTCGGATTCAGAGGGTCTAATCATGGACAAGAGGACTGTTACAATACCCCTGCTGGAAGGAATAT CCCTGGATCAGACATCAAAACTTAATGAGATCCTGAAATATTTGAACGCTGCATCAATGTCATCGCACTTTCGGTGCATCATAATTG TTAGGAACCCGTTCACTGCGCTAGCTCTTGAATGGCACCTCTCTATATACCAACAGCCCAAAGTACGAAGTGCCCTCTACTTGGACCACTTGAAGATAGATCACGAATCTGGCACTAGAGAAGCT TTGGAAGAGGATTTCAAGAACGG TCAATGTGCACCTCTTTCCTTGATTACCGAGCAAGTAGAACTTGCATTTCGCTACACATTAAATCTTTGGCGTATTCTTGGAAACAAGCAATATGACAGTCCTTCCGGCGAATTGGCGTATTTTGTACTTCCTGTCAAATTTGGTCCGAATTTCGAGCCTACCCGTATTGCTCGCACGACCTCGATTGAACCGTGCATATCATGGCAAGAGGTCAACGACTTGGTTTCGTTCCGAGTGCGACCCCTAAAATGTAACAACGTGGATGAGATGTGGCTGGATTTAATGAATGGTGTCATTCAGGACCGTTCGAACGAATTTACTCGTAGGTTTGAGAATGCCAAGCTACGAAAGGACCTGAATCCACTATCATTGATCATGCAAGACAAG CCTGGAGAGCCCCAGATATCGTTGTTGGACTATTATAGAACCCACCGGCATGAGTTCGAGGGCATCAAAACCTACAGCAGCCTCTTATTGAAGCGACTTTGTTACCGGCCTTGCAAACCAGCTCAACCCCCAGGAGCCCACGTCCAAAGGACAACCAACTACCTTGTGCCGGAAATATGCTACGTCTCCAGTATTCCCGCCCCAACTTTCCGGACAGCATCGCTCCTCCCATCTGTGATCTGGCATATCGAGAATGTATTGATCGCCAAGGAAGTCAACTTGACGTTTTTCCAAGGTCAAATACAGGATGAGCTTGTTGCACATGCACTCTGTTCCCGTATGGCCCATCGCACTTTTAGCTACGAGAGACTCGAATTTTTAG GAGATACTTTTATCAAATATGCTGCATCCGCTTACCTATATGGTGTAGAACCAACTGCACCTTCCGGGGTTCTACATTCAAAACGGCAGAAAATGGTCAATAACAGATCCTTATGGTTGGGGGCCCAGGCGCTGGGCCTGCCGCCGTGCATTCAATCGGATGTGTTCCGACCCAAGCAATGGGTCATCCCCAACGTTTTGATATCAAAGAAAAGCCCTATTCATGGAGAGAACCCAGGATTTACCGGGCAAGCTCAGTTGCTAAACTCTAGACATATTCAC ACCATTGCGGATGTGGTCGAGGCCATGATTGGCGCCGCTCTTTTGAGCGAAGGCGAGGAGTTAGCCTTTTCCGTAGCCAAAACTCTGGGCTTTGACACCCTCAAAACCTGTGACTGGCTCGATGTTATTTCCTACGCACCCAACAAGTCGATGACTATGAAGGAGTCTGATCACAAGGGAGAAACTTTGGATGGGCTCATAAAGATCATAGGCGTTTCATTAGACAATCCTGAGTTACTATTACAAGCGATG AACTGTGCAGCAACACGCATCAATGGCGAGATCTTCCGAATCATACGAACGCCTAGAGTTCTTGGGGGACGCCGTTCTAGATATGC TGGTTGTGCAATCGTTCTTCTCGATGAAGAGGAATGGTCGCCTCATAGCATGACCCTGATCAAG AGTAGCATGGTCTCTAACAGAGCCCTCGCAATCATCTGTATCGAGTCAGGTTTACATCAATACTTGATGCACGATACAAATTCTCTGGCACAAAGCATCGTAACATTCATAGATGAAGTCCAAAAATGCAAACAGATTGCTCGGACTGATGCACAACGTTTGAAGTATTGGTCCAAATTAGTCGCACCAAAG GCCTTGGGAGATGTGGTTGAGTCCCTCTTGGGGGCAATTTATATTTCTTCTGGATTTAGCATTACGCGAGTGAAGACAGTCTATGATCGCGTATTGAAGCCCTTTTACGACCGGTACATAGATAAGAAAGCTATGCTAACACACCCCATGTCTCGACTCATGAAGAGGTTGGAGTCAATCGGATGTCGATCATTCGGGGTTGCGAAGGCTGAAACGCAGCTTCCAAACGGAGGAACTGGGTTCAAGTGTGAAG TCAAAATCCATGGCCAAATAATTGTGCAGGCATCATCTGAGAAAGCCCAGCAGGCCATTAAAGATGCCACAGAACGAGCACTAAACTTACTTGATGCACAGCCTGACCGCGTTCTGGCCAATT CGCAAAAGAGTGTCAATGGAGGATGCGGAGAAGGAGAAATTGTTGAAGCACTTCCTGGAGATGATGCAGACCACCCGATTGACGTTGATATGTTTGATTTTTGA
- a CDS encoding Sugar (and other) transporter: protein MTTTIAQDSFKEYFDHPSQSIIGALVSTYIAGEAIGACFAAWSGDALGRRHTITIAAATATVGTVIQRLRRENYYWNVGRVRGIMIKRIDAGTDPSWLRIFRAVDASTSNAIPPGLIVLAGIWFLPYSPRWLITQGRESEAYSALKRLMGSDDENFEGMSVEFNRMKEQIKLEKAREVKSISQLWRYYRRRVLVSVAVQTCTSLSGVNVIGYYQTIYMQASASRERLFCYYREHTEHLGVDSWGRTRSLFWGAIALVIDLTLVMVGTQWSNNSVGQGFIIAFIFCYTFIYYLGFNSVTWTYGAEVLPVHIRSKGNALAAFSHFVFNIAVNQAAPTAFATIGYRFYALFIALNLCTAVMVWAYFPETKGLSLEEIADYSGTK from the exons ATGACGACGACTATCGCCCAGGACTCGTTCAAAGAGTACTTTGACCATCCTTCGCAGAGCATTATCGGGGCGCTCGTATCAACTTATATCGCAGGCGAAGCTATTGGCGCATGCTTCGCTGCGTGGTCGGGTGATGCACTGGGACGAAGACATACGATCACGATTGCGGCTGCGACCGCAACTGTAGGAACCGTCATTCAACGGCTTCG GCGGGAGAATTATTACTGGAATGTGGGTCGTGTCCGAGGTATCATGATCAAGCGAATTGATGCTGGCACTGACCCCTCTTGGCTTCGTATTTTCAGGGCAGTGGATGC TTCCACTAGCAATGCAATACCTCCCGGGTTGATCGTACTCGCTGGGATATGGTTCCTCCCCTATAGCCCGAGATGGTTGATCACTCAAGGGCGTGAAAGCGAGGCCTATTCAGCACTCAAACGTTTGATGGGTTCGGATGACGAGAATTTTGAAGGCATGTCAG TCGAATTTAATCGTATGAAAGAACAAATCAAGCTTGAAAAAGCGCGAGAAGTCAAATCAATATCCCAGCTCTGGAGATACTATCGTCGGCGTGTTCTAGTATCGGTTGCAGTGCAGACGTGCACTAGTTTATCGGGCGTCAATGTGATCG GTTATTATCAAACTATTTATATGCAAGCATCGGCATCACGGGAAAGACTGTTTTGTTACTATCGGGAGCATACGGAACATTTGGGC GTCGATTCTTG GGGACGTACACGGTCACTGTTTTGGGGAGCAATAGCACTTGTGATTGACCTTACGCTGGTGATGGTGGGGACTCAATGGTCAA ATAATTCTGTTGGGCAAGGATTTATCATCGCTTTTATATTCTGTTATACGTTCATCTACTATCTGGGATTCAATTCCGTAACTTGGACATATGGGGCCGAAGTGCTTCCAGTACACATTCGGTCCAAAGGTAATGCCT TGGCCGCCTTTTCTCATTTCGTTTTCAACATTGCCGTAAACCAAGCGGCACCGACTGCTTTTGCAACTATTGGATATCGATTCTATGCG CTATTCATTGCATTGAACCTGTGTACAGCAGTCATGGTGTGGGCGTACTTCCCCGAGACAAAAGGGCTCAGCCTAGAAGAGATTGCAGACTATTCGGGGACGAAGTAG
- a CDS encoding Sel1 domain-containing protein, which translates to MAAPPVPPRPMSARPDYFQDEYSSAQGPQYPQRQDSNAPPIPPLPTNYRSDTLSPHWGDPMPAPRPQKIMSNVRMAQNLEQGMHTPSSFSMPVPSFAGGFSAPPPPPQGVSYGFRALPNVPQHPGPPAYPGPGGFAQHPHAPPVPHHQSSLSITQSFDAMSIGPQPGFSPRQSSLMGPPTPRPLSFAANIPPPATPLPQPPAPATSPVPTFAEPAAGPGQPPAIVTPMPTVSTLLAAESKLTKPSHIVAWAKAVLGLVDRQQPDADPSNPEPISDPVVARLANVAIQHVLSFASVWQVGSRDPVPPHVAEALYLRGTLEASGAFPEKIPRDQRSAFRDFNEAARQGYKAGWFKIGRDYESVKDMARAREVFERGAGLKETSCLYRLGMAHLLGQLGFTANPAVAVPLLQEAADLANVDVPQPAYVFGMLLLGEFAQVELPPALLAKTLPAPTPQNPHLMGWGYEHAKMGCAYDPLLSVQYYSSASQRGEAEADMSLSKWFLCGSEGFFEKDENLAVVFAEKAANRKLATGMFAMGYYYEVGVGVKADRNEAIKWYQKAAATGNTEATGRLTALSAPNAAPLSRAEHETLTDSRLVRRHTKAKDTAAAAGRVAQAKGEEDRKAMEGAAHAAADSDVGQPARRPGQLPLPGSDGGVKTPPRVTSPAQAQMASPKRRPQPQGQVAGGSSSDTLLRTKVSKRLRLRSINTGPCICGPASAPAAPAPAPALAPPSPTTPAATKLSGKKGPQSFAEMGFHSQPVEDKDCVIM; encoded by the exons ATGGCCGCCCCACCAGTACCCCCTAGACCGATGTCTGCGCGACCAGACTATTTCCAGGACGAATATTCGAGTGCACAAGGCCCTCAATACCCGCAACGACAAGACTCAAATGCACCTCCGATACCACCTTTGCCAACCAATTATAGATCTGATACCCTTAGTCCTCACTGGGGCGATCCCATGCCAGCCCCGCGCCCACAAAAGATAATGTCCAACGTCCGA ATGGCACAGAATCTTGAGCAAGGAATGCACACTCCGTCTTCATTCTCGATGCCCGTTCCATCGTTTGCCGGAGGCTTTTCAGCACCTCCGCCCCCGCCTCAAGGCGTGAGTTATGGGTTCAGAGCACTACCAAATGTTCCACAGCACCCTGGACCACCTGCATACCCTGGACCAGGCGGGTTCGCCCAGCATCCTCACGCTCCTCCTGTTCCTCACCACCAATCGAGCTTGAGCATCACACAATCATTCGATGCAATGTCCATTGGACCGCAGCCCGGGTTTTCTCCCCGTCAATCGTCCCTGATGGGTCCCCCTACACCCCGGCCGCTTTCTTTTGCGGCAAATATCCCGCCTCCTGCGACACCATTGCCTCAACCACCAGCTCCGGCAACATCTCCCGTTCCGACTTTTGCGGAGCCGGCTGCTGGCCCGGGTCAACCCCCGGCGATCGTCACGCCCATGCCCACCGTCTCGACTCTCCTTGCCGCCGAATCCAAACTCACAAAACCGTCTCACATCGTCGCGTGGGCAAAGGCCGTCTTGGGGCTCGTGGACCGCCAGCAACCGGACGCAGACCCGAGCAACCCGGAGCCGATTTCAGACCCGGTTGTCGCCCGACTGGCCAATGTGGCCATCCAGCATGTTCTCAGCTTTGCCTCGGTCTGGCAGGTTGGGAGCAGAGACCCCGTGCCGCCCCATGTAGCCGAGGCACTCTACCTGCGTGGTACGTTGGAAGCCAGCGGTGCGTTCCCTGAAAAGATCCCTCGCGACCAGAGGTCAGCGTTCCGGGATTTCAACGAGGCAGCGCGACAAGGTTACAAGGCCGGATGGTTCAAGATTGGGAGGGATTACGAGAGCGTGAAGGATATGGCTCGCGCCAGAGAAGTCTTTGAGCGCGGAGCAGGTCTCAAAGAGACCAGTTGTCTATAC CGTCTTGGCATGGCCCATCTCCTCGGCCAGCTAGGCTTTACCGCCAATCCCGCTGTCGCCGTGCCTCTCCTCCAAGAGGCCGCTGACCTTGCCAACGTAGACGTTCCCCAGCCTGCTTATGTATTTGGTATGCTACTCTTGGGCGAATTCGCCCAAGTCGAACTCCCGCCCGCGCTCTTGGCCAAAACCCTTCCTGCTCCCACTCCACAAAACCCACACCTC ATGGGCTGGGGGTACGAGCACGCCAAGATGGGCTGCGCATACGACCCGTTACTTTCGGTCCAATACTATTCATCCGCCAGCCAGCGTGGAGAAGCTGAAGCGGATATGTCCTTGTCTAAATGGTTCCTGTGCGGCTCTGAGGGTTTCTTTGAAAAGGACGAGAATCTGGCTGTGGTTTTCGCCGAAAAGGCGGCCAACAGGAAGTTGGCTACTGGAATGTTCGCGATGGGTTATTATTATGAAGTCGGAGTTGGCGTCAAAGCTGATAGGAACGAAGCTATCAAGTGGTATCAAAAG GCAGCGGCAACTGGTAACACCGAAGCTACGGGCCGTCTTACCGCTCTCTCTGCTCCCAACGCAGCACCGCTTTCGCGCGCCGAGCACGAGACCCTTACAGACTCACGACTCGTCAGGAGGCACACCAAAGCCAAGGATACGGCTGCAGCAGCCGGTCGAGTTGCACAGGCCAAAGGAGAGGAAGATCGCAAGGCCATGGAAGGCGCTGCGCACGCGGCTGCGGACTCCGACGTCGGGCAGCCAGCCAGGCGGCCTGGTCAGTTACCTCTTCCTGGCAGCGACGGTGGTGTAAAAACTCCCCCGCGCGTGACGTCGCCAGCCCAGGCGCAGATGGCGTCCCCCAAGCGCCGGCCCCAGCCCCAGGGGCAAGTAGCGGGAGGTTCCAGCAGCGATACACTCTTACGGACGAAGGTTTCCAAACGCCTTCGTCTCCGCAG CATCAACACCGGCCCCTGCATCTGCGGCCCTGCATCTGCCCCAGCGGCACCTGCACCTGCACCGGCTCTAGCACCACCTTCTCCAACCACTCCTGCGGCTACAAAGCTATCAGGAAAGAAAGGCCCACAGTCGTTTGCAGAGATGGGATTCCACAGCCAGCCTGTAGAGGACAAGGATTGCGTTATCATGTGA
- a CDS encoding Serine/threonine-protein kinase, whose translation MDGDVPDKIYPKIGGYSIRDCIGGGGFSRVFRAINYETRATAACKVVLITSDTPSAQRKDLEKEIKVHSLLKHINVLEFLRYKTVEEAESSKYVPGVYMLLELASGGDLFDKIAPDVGVDMDLARFYFTQLIAGVEFIHSQGVCHRDLKPENLLLNLEGRLKISDFGLCSVFKYKERTRMLSERCGSLPYVAPELSTSEPYAAEPVDVWGTGVILFTLLVGNTPWDEPTANSPEFVSYAREALAFLRTILTITPKKRATIAQIKSHSWFNQPSHVERTNPQALAERLTQNLRKAGDLSIAAPDPADLGVPGSDMDVDSQEAGDRMMTLTNATQFTRSLLLFSQTQGGTRYTPALTRFYAALSPDEFLPILVTALQGDGVKCAKGDDNSNPEHPGRVSFRIGGLDRRREQFRGTIELEPFRLVDRGLDGSFVVMTRERGNPLSWRQLWKQTILNDVVKRHVLMKSH comes from the exons ATGGATGGTGACGTACCAGACAAGATTTATCCCAAAATTGGCG GATACAGCATTCGCGATTGCATTGGGGGAGGAGGCTTCTCTCGGGTATTTCGCGCCATTAATTACGAGACTCGCGCAACTGCCGCATGCAAAGTCGTGCTGATTACATCAGACACACCATCTGCCCAAAGGAAAGACCTCGAAAAGGAAATCAAGGTTCACTCATTACTGAAGCATATTAATGTGTTGGAGTTCTTACGGTATAAG ACGGTTGAAGAAGCAGAGTCTTCAAAATATGTTCCTGGGGTCTACATGTTACTCGAGCTGGCGTCGGGTGGCGATTTGTTTGACAAAATTG CTCCCGATGTTGGGGTGGACATGGATCTTGCACGATTCTACTTCACTCAGCTGATAGCTGGAGTCGAATTCATTCACTCGCAGGGCGTATGCCATCGAGACTTGAAACCTGAAAACCTGTTGTTGAACTTGGAGGGGCGATTGAAAATAAGTGACTTTG GGCTGTGTTCAGTCTTCAAATACAAAGAACGTACCCGAATGCTGAGCGAACGATGCGGGAGCTTGCCTTATGTTGCTCCTGAG CTCAGCACAAGCGAACCGTACGCGGCTGAACCTGTTGATGTGTGGGGGACTGGTGTAATCCTATTTACATTACTAGTCGGTA ATACTCCGTGGGATGAGCCGACAGCAAACAGCCCCGAGTTTGTATCCTACGCCCGAG AGGCATTGG CCTTCTTGAGGACTATTTTAACCATTACGCCTAAAAAGCGAGCTACAATTGCCCAGATTAAGTCTCACTCTTGGTTCAATCA ACCCTCGCACGTCGAACGAACCAATCCACAGGCATTAGCTGAGCGGCTTACGCAGAACTTAAGAAAAGCTGGTGATCTTAGCATTGCTGCACCAGATCCAGCTGATCTGGGAGTGCCTGGCTCGGACATGGATGTCGATTCCCAAGAAGCTGGCGATAGGATGATGACCTTGACTAATGCCACACAATTCACCCGAAGTTTATTGTTATTC TCCCAAACTCAAGGGGGGACAAGATACACACCCGCCTTGACCCGGTTTTACGCTGCATTGTCACCCGACGAATTTCTTCCTATTCTCGTGACAGCACTCCAGGGAGACGGTGTGAAGTGTGCAAAGGGTGATGATAATTCGAATC CGGAACATCCCGGCCGCGTATCTTTCCGTATAGGTGGACTTGACCGACGAAGGGAGCAATTCCGCGGTACGATCGAATTGGAGCCTTTCAGGCTTGTGGATCGCGGATTGGACGGTTCGTTTGTGGTCATGACTCGAGAGCGTGGTAACCCTCTATCATGGCGCCAGCTGTGGAAACAGACCATCCTGAATGATGTAGTAAAGCGACATGTGCTTATGAAAAGTCACTAA